In Bacteroidia bacterium, the sequence ACCTTGAAATTGGATGTTGTAATTTCGGCTGATAGTCAGGTCGTTGTATCTCATGAACCTTGGATGGGTTGGGAAATTGCCACTTCTCCACAAGGAATTTCGCCCGATACTACCACCGAGAAAAATTTCAACCTGTTTAAAATGACTTATGCTGAAATTAAACAGTGGGATTGCGGTAGTAAATTACACCCACGTTTTCCATACCAACAAAAGATGAAAACGTACAAACCTCTTTTGTCTGAAGTGTTCGAAAAGGTAGAGGCATTTATTAAGGAACATAAAATTCAAGGAATACAGTATAATATTGAAATTAAATCCAGCCCGGATCAAGACCATATTTTTCATCCAAATCCAACAACCTTTTGCAAACTTGTTACGGATGAAATAGAAAAGGCCGGACTTGAAAATCGTTGTGTTATTCAGAGTTTTGATATTCGTAGCCTTCGGGTAATGCATGATTTTCACCCAAAATATAAACTTTCCTTGTTGGTGGACGAATTGGAAAACCCCAAAGCGAAATTGGCCCAATGCGGCTTTTCGGTCGAAGTGTTAAGTCCAAGTTACACGATGGTAACCCCCGATTTGATTGGATTTTGCCATCAGAAAAAGATGAAAATTGTTCCTTGGACAGTAAATGAAGAAGAAGAAATGAAGAAATTAATAGAGTGGGGCGTAGATGGAATTATTACCGATTACCCCGATTTAGCAGTCACACTTCGTTGATTATCAATATTGAATCTGCCTTTATTCGAAATCTGGTATTGACTAATTTCTTTCATCTGAATTCAAGTGCTTTTATAAATTCCGAACAACATGAAACCAATAACAGAAGAGGGAAGTGGCTTTTATTTGGCGATAGAGGATGAAGATTTGATGGCCATTGAAACCATGGCTCGTATTATTGTTCCGGAGGTGTATGGCGCTTATGTGGAATTGGAAAACTGTG encodes:
- a CDS encoding glycerophosphodiester phosphodiesterase → TLKLDVVISADSQVVVSHEPWMGWEIATSPQGISPDTTTEKNFNLFKMTYAEIKQWDCGSKLHPRFPYQQKMKTYKPLLSEVFEKVEAFIKEHKIQGIQYNIEIKSSPDQDHIFHPNPTTFCKLVTDEIEKAGLENRCVIQSFDIRSLRVMHDFHPKYKLSLLVDELENPKAKLAQCGFSVEVLSPSYTMVTPDLIGFCHQKKMKIVPWTVNEEEEMKKLIEWGVDGIITDYPDLAVTLR